One genomic region from Spirosoma sp. KCTC 42546 encodes:
- a CDS encoding type III pantothenate kinase yields the protein MKGTDKHPIRFKTSTSLVIDWGNTSLKTGWFAESVLVEMNRYASPTELLADLENRPVEHVLVSSTSQPAQEIRTGLTGLASDFWVLDSQTPVPIRKAYDTPTTLGADRVAAAVGAMTLFPDQDCLVLDLGTCVTADLIDRESVFQGGLISPGLRMRFRAMHEQTERLPLVSAPDEWPGLTAKNTQAAMQSGVMNGLTFELNGIIELYRRERPGIVVILCGGDASAFESRLKPPIFAVPELVLTGLNRILRYNVENLQANTPDVNA from the coding sequence ATGAAAGGAACAGATAAGCATCCAATTCGGTTCAAAACGTCTACAAGCCTGGTTATTGACTGGGGCAACACTAGCCTGAAAACGGGCTGGTTTGCTGAGTCAGTATTAGTTGAAATGAATCGGTATGCTTCACCAACTGAGCTATTGGCTGACCTTGAAAATCGGCCAGTTGAGCATGTGTTAGTTTCTTCTACGAGTCAACCAGCCCAGGAGATTCGTACGGGATTGACAGGATTGGCGAGCGACTTTTGGGTGTTGGATAGTCAAACGCCTGTACCTATACGCAAGGCATATGATACGCCTACTACGCTTGGGGCCGACCGGGTAGCGGCCGCAGTTGGCGCTATGACGTTATTTCCGGATCAGGATTGCCTGGTTCTGGACCTGGGTACCTGTGTAACTGCCGACCTGATTGACCGTGAATCGGTGTTTCAGGGGGGACTAATTTCGCCAGGATTACGCATGCGATTTCGGGCAATGCACGAGCAAACCGAACGGCTGCCTTTAGTGTCAGCACCTGATGAGTGGCCTGGCCTTACGGCTAAAAATACACAGGCAGCCATGCAAAGTGGAGTAATGAATGGATTGACCTTTGAACTGAATGGAATTATTGAGTTATATCGTCGGGAACGACCGGGTATTGTGGTGATACTATGTGGGGGAGATGCTTCCGCCTTTGAAAGTCGTCTTAAACCCCCGATATTTGCAGTGCCTGAATTGGTGCTTACTGGATTGAATCGAATTTTACGCTATAATGTTGAGAATTTACAAGCGAATACGCCGGACGTTAACGCATAG
- the lptC gene encoding LPS export ABC transporter periplasmic protein LptC, which produces MSCGESKQAKKVSPYTGPIEEINDVKLLYSEAALLKVKLETAKQLRYINDNRRYPNPVHIIFFGPTGEEVTTINSDSGRYDKAKDIYVVMGHVVVINKQKQEKLLTPELTWNPVTKKVYTDKQVTILSQLTGEKLYGIGLDANQDFSKYAIRKVTGVFNVQTGI; this is translated from the coding sequence ATGTCTTGTGGTGAGTCGAAACAGGCAAAAAAAGTGTCGCCGTATACTGGCCCCATTGAAGAAATCAATGATGTGAAATTGCTCTATAGCGAGGCTGCTTTATTGAAGGTGAAGCTGGAAACGGCTAAGCAACTTCGCTATATCAACGATAATCGCCGTTATCCAAACCCCGTTCATATTATCTTTTTTGGACCTACCGGAGAGGAGGTAACAACCATTAATTCGGATTCTGGACGCTACGATAAAGCTAAAGACATATACGTAGTTATGGGCCACGTAGTGGTCATCAATAAACAGAAACAGGAAAAACTTCTCACACCCGAACTGACCTGGAACCCGGTGACCAAAAAAGTATATACCGACAAGCAGGTGACAATTTTAAGTCAGCTTACAGGCGAAAAACTATATGGGATCGGGTTAGATGCCAACCAGGATTTTTCTAAATACGCCATCCGAAAAGTAACTGGCGTTTTCAACGTGCAAACCGGGATTTAA
- a CDS encoding cytochrome c: protein MIQYPKGLLLIVTLVSLFSCQSEEEMKRERYITEGILVYKNNCANCHQSKGEGLAALYPPIAHSDFLKDKNRVICLIRYGQQGPIVVNGKPYNRPMPPQPQLSDLEVAELATYIYNEWGNETKLTDVKTVKPILEKCVQ, encoded by the coding sequence ATGATTCAATACCCCAAAGGGTTACTACTGATTGTTACTCTTGTTAGTTTATTCTCCTGCCAAAGCGAGGAAGAGATGAAACGGGAGCGCTACATTACCGAAGGCATTCTTGTGTATAAAAACAATTGTGCTAATTGCCATCAAAGCAAAGGCGAAGGCCTTGCTGCCCTTTATCCGCCAATTGCTCATTCGGATTTCCTGAAAGACAAAAACAGGGTTATTTGCCTGATTCGGTATGGCCAGCAGGGTCCAATTGTTGTGAATGGGAAACCTTACAATCGCCCCATGCCGCCCCAGCCGCAACTGAGCGACCTCGAAGTAGCCGAGCTAGCTACCTATATTTACAATGAGTGGGGGAATGAAACAAAATTGACGGATGTGAAAACGGTTAAGCCAATTTTGGAGAAATGCGTACAATAA
- a CDS encoding SCO family protein: MSGNDKLPILGQREAVTKTVNGKSVTDSVYQSIPDFKFVSQYGDTVTAKTLDHKIYVADFFFTSCPTICPKMKVQLKRVYERFKGNPDVMLLSHTIDPVHDSVSVLKEFAQNLGVTGRQWLFVTGDRDKIYELGQTSYMVTAQADSTAPGGVIHSGAFILVDKDKHIRGIYDGTTEAGVDKLMTDMDRLLAEYKP, translated from the coding sequence ATGTCCGGGAATGATAAACTCCCTATTTTAGGCCAGCGTGAGGCCGTAACAAAAACCGTTAATGGTAAATCGGTTACAGATTCCGTCTACCAGTCCATCCCTGATTTTAAATTCGTCAGCCAATATGGCGATACAGTAACAGCAAAAACACTCGACCATAAAATTTACGTGGCCGACTTCTTTTTCACCAGTTGCCCTACTATCTGCCCAAAAATGAAAGTGCAGTTGAAACGGGTTTACGAGCGATTCAAGGGAAATCCCGATGTAATGCTGCTATCGCACACGATTGATCCGGTTCATGATTCGGTATCTGTGCTAAAGGAATTTGCTCAAAACCTCGGCGTAACCGGGCGGCAATGGCTATTCGTTACCGGCGACCGGGACAAAATTTACGAGCTAGGCCAGACCAGCTATATGGTGACAGCCCAGGCCGATAGCACGGCACCGGGGGGAGTTATTCACAGCGGTGCTTTTATTCTAGTTGACAAAGACAAACACATCCGGGGCATTTATGACGGCACTACCGAAGCAGGTGTCGATAAATTAATGACCGATATGGACCGGCTCCTGGCCGAGTACAAACCATGA
- a CDS encoding viral A-type inclusion protein — protein sequence MNKTTLAVLLAISGAFWSCKSGDDAVKDAENEVFALHDEIMPKVMGDLVKLKKQLKKRVTSLDSLKSSGSAAASLRVDEDKEQAARLDQNLTIADSLMTEWMAHYNGDTLAKLSSDEALNYLAAQKDFLTDVKKKVNTSLEQTKQFLGKK from the coding sequence ATGAATAAAACTACCCTTGCCGTATTACTTGCCATTAGTGGAGCATTCTGGTCCTGTAAATCAGGAGATGATGCGGTTAAAGATGCCGAAAATGAGGTATTTGCGCTTCATGATGAGATTATGCCCAAGGTAATGGGCGACCTTGTGAAATTAAAAAAGCAACTAAAAAAGCGCGTTACTTCGCTCGATAGCCTGAAATCAAGCGGCTCAGCAGCTGCCAGCCTGCGAGTAGATGAAGATAAGGAACAGGCAGCCCGACTGGACCAAAACCTAACGATTGCCGATAGCCTGATGACCGAGTGGATGGCTCATTATAACGGCGATACACTCGCCAAGCTCTCATCCGACGAAGCATTGAATTATCTGGCGGCACAAAAAGATTTCCTAACTGATGTCAAGAAAAAAGTTAATACCAGCCTCGAACAGACCAAACAGTTTCTGGGCAAAAAATAG
- the recN gene encoding DNA repair protein RecN, with product MLSHLLIKNYALIDELELMPDRELNIITGETGAGKSIMLGAIGLLLGNRADTRVLYNPEKKCVIEGTFGVSGYTIERILEEEELDYSSTCIVRREISVSGKSRAFVNDTPVNLETLRRVTSQMMDIHSQHDSVLLGSNEYQLEIVDTYAQNDALIRSYRSDYQSYRTKKTAYDQLQAEASAMRKEFDYNNFLYEELTKAQLQPDEQESLEQELTILENAEEIKERLQLAYEYLDNTEQSVIDFLKGAVSNLAYISKLSDQYEQLQQRAQSSLIELRDLADEISSEQDKVEVDDNRVETIRERLNLLYQLQTKHQTKDVHGLIALRNELGQKVSKVLNLDDALGEAKAQAATAYAQLQTSADALSTSRKAVLPLIEQEIGSLLFDLGMPNASLKIQAETSKPTPTGVDTISFLFSANKGVKPQQLKNVASGGEFSRLMMAIKYILASKRSLPTIIFDEIDTGVSGEIAIKMGNMMHEMSHSHQIIAITHLHQIAGQGTAHYFVYKDHSADKTVSRIKKLTLDERINEIAQMIGGKNPSASALKNAREILKQRVTAK from the coding sequence TTGTTATCGCATTTACTAATAAAAAATTATGCGCTGATCGACGAACTCGAACTCATGCCCGACCGTGAGTTAAATATTATCACGGGCGAAACAGGAGCCGGGAAATCGATCATGCTAGGGGCTATTGGATTACTATTGGGTAATCGGGCCGATACACGCGTTTTATACAACCCCGAAAAGAAGTGTGTCATTGAAGGTACATTTGGGGTATCGGGTTATACGATTGAACGCATTTTAGAGGAAGAAGAATTAGATTATTCAAGTACGTGCATTGTACGCCGAGAAATCAGTGTAAGCGGCAAATCGCGGGCGTTTGTCAATGATACACCGGTCAATCTGGAAACCCTCCGCCGGGTTACAAGCCAGATGATGGACATTCATTCCCAGCATGATTCCGTTTTACTGGGCTCCAATGAATATCAACTGGAAATTGTTGACACTTACGCCCAGAATGATGCTCTTATACGCAGTTATCGATCTGATTATCAATCTTATAGAACTAAAAAAACGGCTTACGATCAGCTACAGGCAGAAGCCTCTGCTATGCGAAAAGAGTTTGATTACAACAATTTTCTGTACGAAGAACTGACTAAAGCGCAATTACAACCGGATGAACAGGAGTCACTCGAACAGGAGCTGACAATTCTCGAAAATGCCGAAGAAATTAAAGAACGGCTTCAATTAGCCTACGAATATTTAGACAATACAGAGCAATCAGTTATTGACTTTTTAAAAGGTGCGGTTAGTAATCTGGCTTATATCAGTAAGCTGTCTGACCAGTACGAGCAGTTGCAGCAACGGGCACAGAGTAGCCTGATCGAACTACGGGACTTAGCCGACGAAATCAGCTCGGAACAAGATAAGGTAGAGGTTGATGATAACCGTGTTGAAACCATACGAGAACGACTGAACCTGCTATATCAACTCCAGACAAAGCACCAAACGAAAGACGTACATGGCCTGATTGCTCTTCGAAACGAGTTAGGTCAGAAAGTAAGTAAGGTACTTAATCTGGACGATGCGCTCGGAGAAGCTAAAGCCCAGGCCGCAACTGCTTACGCACAACTTCAAACCAGTGCAGATGCTTTATCAACTTCACGAAAGGCGGTATTGCCGCTTATCGAGCAAGAAATTGGGTCTCTATTATTTGACCTTGGCATGCCAAATGCGTCATTGAAGATTCAGGCGGAAACAAGTAAACCAACACCCACAGGCGTAGATACCATTTCCTTTTTGTTCAGTGCCAATAAGGGTGTGAAGCCACAGCAGTTAAAAAATGTAGCTTCAGGTGGTGAATTCTCACGGCTGATGATGGCAATCAAATACATTCTCGCCAGCAAGCGGTCGTTACCGACAATTATTTTCGACGAAATTGACACAGGTGTATCCGGCGAAATTGCCATTAAGATGGGTAACATGATGCACGAAATGTCGCATAGTCACCAGATTATTGCGATCACGCATCTTCACCAGATAGCCGGACAAGGCACAGCACATTATTTTGTCTATAAAGATCACTCAGCCGATAAAACGGTTAGCCGGATCAAGAAACTGACACTGGATGAACGTATTAACGAAATAGCCCAGATGATAGGGGGCAAAAATCCATCGGCCAGCGCCCTTAAAAACGCCCGAGAAATTCTGAAACAACGCGTAACAGCCAAATAG
- a CDS encoding DUF4835 family protein, whose product MKAILLVILSCFVGVAQAQELNCQVTINSDQLFAQQKTDFSYVSQLKGIITEFMNNRRWSNDQFAVNERINCSLNINLVKSISQGVFEATAQVVVTRPVYGTNYETTIFSYVDRAFNFVYLPTTPVYFRENQFSDDLTSLLAFYANVILAVDYDTFSKEGGSQFVQRAYTITNLAQQGSGNGAWQAGGDRRNRYWLVENLQNQQLIPFRDGLYTYHRLGLDVFAANPVQVRKQTLDLLTTIRTIGLQLPNSVLINSFFDAKSQELYNILFEGTPAERQKAFDLLSYLDPAKTENYRKLIQ is encoded by the coding sequence ATGAAAGCGATACTTTTAGTCATTTTAAGCTGCTTTGTCGGCGTTGCCCAAGCACAGGAGTTAAATTGTCAGGTGACGATTAACTCCGACCAATTGTTTGCCCAGCAGAAAACTGATTTTTCCTACGTAAGCCAGTTGAAGGGTATCATCACTGAGTTTATGAATAACCGACGCTGGAGTAATGATCAATTTGCGGTTAACGAGCGAATTAACTGCTCGCTAAATATCAACTTGGTGAAATCAATTTCGCAGGGGGTATTTGAAGCAACCGCACAGGTTGTTGTAACCCGGCCTGTGTATGGCACTAATTACGAAACGACCATCTTCAGTTATGTAGATCGGGCTTTTAACTTTGTTTATCTCCCAACAACACCGGTTTACTTTCGGGAAAATCAGTTTTCAGATGATCTAACGTCTCTATTAGCGTTCTACGCCAACGTGATCCTGGCTGTCGATTACGACACATTCAGTAAAGAAGGGGGTAGCCAGTTTGTACAACGAGCCTATACAATCACCAACCTGGCTCAGCAAGGATCAGGCAACGGAGCCTGGCAAGCCGGGGGCGATCGTCGTAACCGGTACTGGCTTGTTGAGAATTTACAAAATCAGCAACTGATCCCGTTTCGCGATGGGCTCTATACCTACCATCGCTTAGGGTTAGATGTTTTTGCGGCCAACCCTGTGCAGGTTCGCAAACAAACGCTCGATTTACTCACAACAATTCGTACAATTGGTTTACAGCTTCCTAATTCGGTTTTAATCAATTCGTTTTTTGACGCCAAATCGCAGGAACTCTATAATATTCTCTTTGAGGGAACACCGGCCGAACGCCAAAAAGCCTTTGATTTACTTTCCTATCTGGATCCGGCAAAAACCGAAAATTACCGAAAATTAATCCAGTGA
- the coaBC gene encoding bifunctional phosphopantothenoylcysteine decarboxylase/phosphopantothenate--cysteine ligase CoaBC encodes MSVTGKRILLGVTGSISAYKSALLVRLLVKAGADVQVVMTQAAKEFITPLTLATLSKRPVLSAFVNTESGQPGDGSWNNHVELCLWADAIVVAPASAHTLARCATGLCNDLLSAIYLSARCPVFFSPAMDVDMYHHPTTIENLRRLESFGNHIIQAEHGELASGLIGEGRLAEPETILQVLDEFWADRQGARRSEQSVFAGKRVLITAGPTQEPIDPVRYISNHSTGKMGYAIAKALHKAGATVTLVSGPTTLPLPAPAIQRIQVRSAQEMFVATQAAFSEADIVVLSAAVADYTPAHPADRKIKKKEAVFSLELTKTTDIAATLGSQKRPGQLMMGFALETDNEVENALKKLHAKNLDWIVLNSLRDEGAGFGHDTNKITVIDKDGQTHEFALKPKDEVAQDLVNLIGEKLRSL; translated from the coding sequence ATGTCAGTAACGGGTAAGAGAATTCTTCTGGGTGTAACGGGCAGCATTTCAGCTTATAAATCAGCCCTTTTGGTTCGGCTGTTGGTGAAAGCTGGAGCCGATGTGCAGGTGGTCATGACTCAGGCAGCCAAGGAATTTATTACACCATTAACCCTAGCCACGTTATCGAAGCGGCCTGTACTATCGGCATTTGTTAACACTGAATCCGGGCAACCAGGTGATGGGAGCTGGAATAATCATGTAGAGTTGTGTTTATGGGCAGATGCCATCGTCGTTGCTCCCGCATCTGCCCATACACTAGCTCGTTGCGCTACTGGTTTATGCAATGACCTGTTGTCGGCAATATATCTGTCAGCCCGATGTCCGGTATTTTTCTCTCCAGCCATGGATGTCGATATGTACCATCACCCCACAACCATTGAAAACCTACGCCGACTTGAATCATTTGGCAACCACATTATCCAGGCTGAGCATGGTGAGTTAGCCAGTGGTTTAATTGGGGAAGGTCGATTAGCCGAACCAGAAACGATTCTTCAGGTGCTGGATGAGTTTTGGGCAGATAGGCAAGGGGCAAGGCGTTCGGAGCAGAGTGTATTTGCGGGGAAGCGCGTACTGATAACGGCGGGGCCAACGCAGGAGCCGATTGACCCTGTGCGTTATATCAGCAACCATTCAACGGGAAAAATGGGGTATGCAATTGCCAAAGCCTTACATAAGGCCGGCGCAACCGTTACCTTAGTTAGTGGCCCAACGACACTCCCCCTCCCCGCCCCTGCCATCCAGCGCATTCAGGTGCGTTCGGCTCAGGAAATGTTTGTAGCTACACAAGCGGCTTTTTCTGAAGCTGATATTGTTGTGTTGAGCGCAGCCGTTGCCGATTACACACCCGCTCACCCTGCCGATCGGAAGATTAAGAAAAAAGAAGCCGTATTTTCTCTCGAACTCACCAAAACCACCGACATTGCAGCCACACTTGGAAGCCAGAAACGACCGGGCCAATTGATGATGGGCTTTGCTCTCGAAACAGATAATGAAGTTGAAAATGCATTAAAGAAACTTCATGCCAAGAATTTAGACTGGATTGTATTAAATTCACTACGCGATGAAGGGGCCGGTTTCGGGCACGATACGAATAAGATTACCGTTATTGACAAAGATGGGCAAACGCACGAATTTGCACTAAAACCAAAGGATGAAGTAGCCCAGGATTTAGTGAATCTGATCGGTGAAAAACTAAGGTCTTTGTGA
- a CDS encoding DNA-directed RNA polymerase subunit omega — translation MATNQSIITRNNDKIAAQTGNLYESVSIISKRARQIATKNKEELSNKLSEFVSAVDNLEEVFENREQIEISKFYERMPKPTSIATDEFLEGKVYWRYNDETQP, via the coding sequence ATGGCAACAAATCAATCAATTATCACCCGTAATAACGATAAGATTGCGGCTCAAACCGGCAACCTGTACGAATCGGTCTCGATCATTTCTAAACGTGCCCGGCAGATTGCAACCAAAAATAAAGAAGAATTAAGCAACAAACTCTCTGAGTTCGTTTCGGCAGTCGATAACCTCGAAGAAGTGTTCGAAAACCGCGAGCAAATCGAAATTTCGAAGTTCTATGAGCGTATGCCGAAGCCAACTTCTATTGCAACGGATGAGTTTCTGGAAGGAAAAGTTTACTGGCGCTATAACGACGAGACCCAGCCTTAA
- a CDS encoding outer membrane protein assembly factor BamD, with product MQQRHIGKILLGIGVVFLLGSCSPFSKLQKSGNDDAKYKGALEYYKKGDWYRAGLLFEELIPVLKGSNESELAQFYYAYTQYQQGQYLLSATLFKKFYETFARSDYAQEAMYMYAYSLYRDTPSFNLDQSNTLTATSALQDFINAYPDSKYRDDATKQILDLRGKLERKAYEKAKLYYKTSGFNIASYKSSVIAINNFQREFPDSEYNEELAFLKVDAEFSLAQNSLETKQKERYQEAISYHQAFIDKYPNSKFLKQSEKMYETSQKEIERLDKLEQEREKEREKLKNPPAKVTAAN from the coding sequence ATGCAACAACGTCATATTGGTAAGATTCTGCTGGGAATTGGAGTAGTGTTTTTACTGGGTTCGTGTAGCCCTTTCTCGAAATTGCAGAAAAGCGGCAACGATGATGCTAAGTACAAAGGGGCCCTCGAGTATTACAAAAAAGGAGATTGGTATCGGGCAGGTCTGCTGTTCGAAGAACTTATTCCTGTACTGAAAGGTAGTAACGAATCGGAGCTAGCACAGTTCTATTATGCCTATACGCAGTATCAGCAGGGCCAGTATCTGCTGAGTGCTACTTTATTTAAGAAATTCTACGAGACCTTTGCCCGGTCAGATTATGCGCAGGAGGCCATGTATATGTATGCCTACTCACTGTATAGAGATACGCCCTCCTTCAATCTTGATCAGTCGAATACTTTAACGGCTACTTCGGCATTACAGGATTTCATCAATGCTTATCCAGACAGTAAGTATCGCGATGATGCGACGAAACAGATTCTGGATCTGCGCGGAAAGTTAGAGCGGAAAGCATATGAAAAAGCTAAGCTTTACTACAAAACCAGCGGCTTTAATATTGCCTCGTACAAATCGTCGGTCATTGCGATCAACAATTTTCAGCGAGAATTTCCTGATTCTGAATATAATGAAGAACTAGCGTTCCTAAAAGTAGATGCCGAGTTTAGTCTGGCGCAAAACAGTCTGGAAACCAAGCAAAAGGAACGTTATCAGGAAGCGATAAGTTATCATCAGGCGTTTATTGATAAGTATCCTAATAGCAAGTTTCTGAAGCAGTCGGAGAAGATGTACGAAACCAGTCAAAAAGAAATCGAACGTCTGGACAAACTGGAGCAGGAACGCGAAAAGGAAAGAGAAAAACTTAAGAATCCCCCGGCCAAAGTAACGGCAGCAAACTGA
- a CDS encoding T9SS type A sorting domain-containing protein: MKQIILIGVLTGLLTATIPLRAQVALRDTDGQKGSRLELGRTSSPQKTSASRIPTQRFSIMPNPTLSGLDRSITLNKNSAINEHYRSLLLPHASGKAAARTSAAETSSPASEIRQSPSQEGKSDNRLFANDKLWISNAYPNPADDVAELDYQFTGAVTEAKLVLLNVLGTPVPGYEQIDLERNDRKVRIVTRPLDTGYYLYQLTVDGKKVATKRLLVRHQ; the protein is encoded by the coding sequence ATGAAACAAATTATACTTATTGGTGTATTGACGGGCTTGCTAACGGCAACTATCCCGCTCAGAGCGCAGGTCGCTCTTCGGGATACGGATGGCCAGAAAGGAAGCCGACTCGAATTGGGCCGAACGTCATCGCCACAAAAAACCAGCGCATCACGAATACCGACTCAGCGGTTTTCGATCATGCCTAATCCGACCTTATCAGGACTCGATCGGTCGATAACGCTCAATAAAAATTCAGCTATTAACGAACACTATCGGTCGTTGTTGCTACCTCATGCGAGTGGCAAAGCAGCGGCTCGGACCTCAGCAGCAGAGACATCATCTCCAGCCAGCGAAATCCGGCAATCACCTTCTCAGGAAGGCAAGAGCGATAACCGTTTGTTTGCTAACGATAAACTCTGGATTTCGAACGCTTACCCCAATCCTGCCGACGATGTGGCAGAGCTGGATTATCAGTTTACAGGTGCAGTGACCGAAGCCAAACTAGTTTTGCTGAATGTACTGGGCACACCTGTACCGGGTTATGAGCAAATAGATCTTGAGCGAAATGATCGTAAAGTTCGAATCGTTACCCGGCCATTAGATACTGGTTATTATTTGTATCAACTAACCGTTGATGGAAAGAAAGTAGCGACTAAACGCCTACTTGTTCGCCATCAGTAG
- a CDS encoding OstA-like protein has protein sequence MIRLFARFLFVAVCVCLLVPSTDTLAQVGGAPVAAGTGDKVELFHADSLVVLNIPGQAVRKLYNNVRLRHKGVLMYCNLAIQNVTTNVIEAYGNVRLVQGDTINVRGDTMFYYGNTRQANMRGHVIMHDRKMTLTTAQLDYDMLSGIAHYPTPGRIVDKENVLTSKEGYYDTRTKLFTFRQNVRLVNTKGTLTADSLLYNSLTRIATFQGPTRIKNKDGVLTAIAGQYNTTSGISNFQRRATVETPKYRLTGDSLYYDNVSELGIAKGSVIMVAKDRKAVITGDHVRYNGKAGISRVTGHAVAKSLANETTNDTLYLRADTLFSFDNKLTNTRRLLGQKNVFLYKSDIQSKCDSLIYDTADSTIYFYKKPILWSQNKYQMEADSMKVLLKSNRIHTMFLKTKSFVISLDTLKNFNQIKGRTITAYFATKLVNPDTLSEDQPRAKSDKKLSSAVNNIKNATASATNTLPKGVTEKRTGSTGSDTVRLQERTTLDRVLVDGNGQSIYYALNEKNKMIGLNHVECSRMNIEFNDNKVGRIRFYGHPDSQLIPPKEITGETQELDGFRWRDAEKPTKGQVLWLETPPAEKPAVKKPLKIKSQNKPLAQKLVRKGNN, from the coding sequence ATGATTCGTTTGTTTGCCCGCTTTTTATTTGTTGCCGTTTGCGTTTGCTTACTAGTGCCCTCTACGGATACACTGGCGCAAGTTGGGGGTGCGCCTGTAGCTGCGGGCACTGGCGATAAAGTCGAGTTATTTCATGCCGATAGTTTAGTCGTCCTAAATATACCTGGTCAGGCGGTTCGGAAATTATATAATAACGTCCGGCTACGGCACAAAGGTGTACTCATGTACTGCAATCTCGCGATTCAGAACGTGACGACCAATGTAATCGAAGCCTACGGTAATGTCCGGCTTGTTCAGGGCGATACGATTAACGTGCGGGGTGACACTATGTTTTATTACGGCAATACGCGTCAGGCAAATATGCGTGGTCATGTAATTATGCATGACCGTAAAATGACCCTGACAACCGCTCAACTCGACTACGATATGCTGTCGGGTATTGCCCATTATCCAACGCCAGGCCGTATTGTCGACAAAGAAAACGTTCTGACCAGCAAGGAAGGCTATTATGACACCCGCACTAAACTGTTTACATTTCGTCAGAATGTACGTTTAGTGAATACCAAAGGTACGCTCACCGCCGATTCGCTGCTGTATAATTCGCTCACCCGAATCGCAACCTTTCAGGGGCCAACGCGCATCAAAAATAAAGATGGGGTTCTGACGGCCATTGCCGGGCAATACAATACTACATCGGGCATTTCTAATTTTCAGCGTCGGGCTACTGTCGAGACGCCCAAGTATCGGTTAACGGGTGATTCACTCTACTATGACAATGTATCCGAACTAGGGATTGCGAAAGGCAGTGTCATTATGGTTGCCAAAGATCGTAAAGCCGTTATTACCGGCGACCATGTTCGCTATAATGGGAAAGCCGGAATTTCGCGGGTTACGGGCCATGCGGTTGCCAAAAGCCTTGCGAATGAGACGACAAATGACACGCTTTATCTTCGAGCTGATACGCTATTTTCCTTCGACAACAAACTTACCAATACCCGCCGACTGCTGGGTCAGAAAAACGTCTTTTTATATAAATCGGACATACAAAGCAAGTGCGATTCTCTCATTTATGACACGGCTGATTCAACCATTTATTTTTACAAAAAACCGATTCTCTGGAGCCAGAACAAGTACCAGATGGAAGCCGATTCGATGAAGGTTTTGCTCAAAAGTAATCGGATTCACACCATGTTTTTGAAAACAAAATCGTTCGTTATCTCGCTCGATACGCTAAAAAATTTCAACCAGATAAAAGGGCGTACAATCACGGCATATTTCGCCACAAAACTTGTCAATCCAGATACGCTTTCAGAGGACCAGCCTAGGGCTAAGTCTGACAAAAAGCTATCTTCTGCAGTCAATAACATCAAAAATGCAACGGCTTCTGCAACGAATACCCTACCTAAAGGCGTAACAGAAAAAAGAACTGGCTCAACAGGTTCTGATACTGTACGGCTTCAGGAGAGAACAACGCTTGATCGGGTACTTGTTGATGGCAATGGGCAAAGTATTTATTACGCTCTCAACGAAAAAAATAAAATGATTGGCCTGAATCATGTTGAATGTAGCCGGATGAATATCGAATTTAACGACAACAAAGTTGGCCGAATTCGATTTTATGGACATCCAGATTCGCAACTTATTCCGCCTAAAGAAATAACTGGCGAAACGCAGGAACTCGACGGTTTTCGGTGGCGCGATGCAGAAAAACCAACAAAGGGTCAGGTTTTATGGCTCGAAACGCCACCGGCCGAGAAGCCTGCGGTGAAAAAACCATTAAAAATTAAGAGCCAAAACAAACCTTTGGCTCAAAAATTGGTTCGAAAAGGTAATAATTGA